AAGAGTTTTCTTAGAAAGACCAAACTTTCTTCTAAAGAATTGCAGAAATGGAAAAAACAAGGATTGATAGAAATTCAGTACTATTTTCCAGAAGTAAAAATTCCCACTGAAGTTTTTATTAAATTAAAGCCTAGTCTGTCAGAAGAAGTTATAGAAAAAAACGAAATATTACGTTATATCAATAGATTAAAAGAAGTTCCTGAGAAAATTTTAAAAAATCTTTTTTCTTCTAAAGAGGTAAACAAGTTAATCAAGAAAGGGTTTTTGGAGCGGGTAGAGTATTTGAAAATGAGAAAGATTCCTATGTTTATGTCTGTTCCAGAAAAGTATGTTTTGACTCCTTTACAGAGAAGAGTTTTTTTAAACATTAAGGAAAGACTTGATAAAGGGGGTTTTTATCCTATTTTGCTTTTTGGGGTTACAGGGAGTGGTAAGTCTTTAATATATTTAGAGGCTATAAAGGAGGTCTTAAATCAGGGTAAAAAAGTCTTAGTTCTGGTTCCTGAGATCGCGTTAACCACTTATATGGAAATGTTGTTGCTTAAGCATTTCAAAACAGAGATAGCGGTTCTTCATAGTGGTCTTTCAGCAGGAGAAAGATTTAGAGAGTGGCAAAGAATTGTTAAGGGTGAGGTTAAAATCGTGGTAGGAGCAAGGTCTGCTATTTTTGCTCCTATAGAAGGATTGGGATTGATAGTAGTGGATGAAGAGCATGATCCTTCTTATAAAGAGGAGACTCTTCCCTGTAAATATAATGCGAGAGACCTTGCTTTGGTAAGAGGGAGCTTAGAAAACATACCGGTAATTTTAGGTTCAGCTACCCCAAGCATAAAAACTTTTTACAAGGCTGTTGAAGGAAAATATGACCTTTTGGTTCTAAAAGAACGTCCTTATACACAACTTCCAGAGGTTCGTCTTATAAAAAATCCAGGTTTTAAGCTGATTACTTCATCTTTAAAAAAGGCTATAGATGAGGAAATTGCCAAAGGAAAATCGGTATTTTTATACCTTAACCGGAGAGGATATGCCCCTTTGGTTAGGTGCGAAGATTGTCATCATCTTTGGGAATGTCCTAATTGTGGTATTCCTTTAACTTATCATAAAGAAGAAGATAGCCTTTTATGTCATTATTGTGGTTTTGAATTCACTAAAACTTTAGTCTGTCCTGTTTGTAAAGGGACTAACTTAAAGTTTTATCGTGCAGGAACAGAAAGGGTGGAAGAAGAGTTAAGAAAGATTTTTCCAGAAGTAGAGATAATACGATTAGATAGGGATAGTATCAATACAGAAAAAAAGTTTTTAAAAATCATGGAAAAAATTTACCAACCTATTCCCAAAATTATCGTAGGTACCCAAATGGGGGTTCATGGGCACAACTTTCCAGGGGTAAGTTTAGTAGGAGTTTTAAGGGCAGAGGAGGGCTTGTTTATTCCTTCTTATAAAGCTGCAGAAAGAACATTCCATCTCCTTACCCAGGCAGCAGGTCGGGCTGGAAGAAAGACCGAAAGAGGTAAGGTTTTTTTCCAAACCTCTTTAGAGGAACACTATGTTATAAAGTATGCCTTAACCCAGGATTACGAAAGTTTTTATAAAGAGGAAATAGCCTTAAGGAAGGCTTTTTTGTTTCCTCCTTTTGTAAGGCTAACAGTTATAAGAGTAGAGGGTATAAAAGAAGAAATAGTAAAGCAAGAAAGTATTAAAGCTAAAGAATTTTTAGAAAAAATTATAGAGGACGAAGGATTAGAAGGGATTTGGGTGATAGGCCCCTCTCCTTGTCCTTTTAGAAAGTTAAAAGGTTTTTATCGGTGGCATATTCTTATCAAGTCAGAGAGTTATAAAAAAATTAACCAAGTTTTAAGAAGTTTTTTGGGTAAGTTTAGGGTAAAAGGTTTAAAAATAACCTACGATATAGACCCAGAAGACCTTTTATAAAGTAAATGTAACATATACATAGGTAGTTATGTCTAAAATTTAAAAACAAGATAAGTAAAAAAGATTAGGTATATAGTTTTTCAATGAAAATTTGACGGAGGAGGTCTATGAAAATTCTTATTATTATCACCAGTAGCGATCCTGAAATTATATACCATGCTATGAGGTTAGCAAATGTTGCTTCTCAAAAAGGAGAGGAAGTTTCGGTTTTTATGTTAGGAAAAGCTGTTTTATTTGAAAAGCTTTCTAACGAGCAGTTTAACATAATGGAACAAATAAATACTTTTCAAGGAGATTTTTATGCCTGAGGTGTATGTTTAAAGGCTCATGGGCTTGAGCCTTCTTCCACTTGTCCAGTAGCCTTTATGGTAGATCTTTATGAGCTTGTTAAAGAGGCAGATAAAGTTTTAACTTTTTAAAAATAAAAACCAAAACTATAGATAAGGTTTACATTTTTTAAAAAAGACATATATTATAAAAGTTGATATGATAAAAACTTCAAAGGTCAAGATAGAAAAACTGTCTTCTGAGCGGTTTTCTTCAGTATATCAATTTGACCTTAAACCTCTTGAGTTGGAAAGTTTTTTAGACGAATATATAGTAGGACAAAGAGAGGCTAAGGCGATCATTGCTACCAAGATATGTACCCACTTTCAGAAAATTAAACATTATGTTTTAAAGAGAAATGAGGATTTTGATTTTGTGAAAAACAACCTTCTTATCATAGGACCTACTGGAGTTGGTAAAACCTATATGATAAAGTTAATAGCCAAGAAAATAGGAGTTCCTTTTGTAAAAGGGGATGCAACCAAGTTTAGCGAGACAGGTTATGTGGGAGGTGATATAGAAGATTTAATTAGAGAACTTTATTGGGAAGCAGAAGGAGATCTTGAGAAAGCCCATTATGGAATGATTTTTTTAGACGAGATAGACAAGATAGCCTCTAGCGGAGAAACTATAGGACCAGACGTTTCTCGTACAGGAGTACAAAGGGCTTTGTTAAAACCTTTAGAGGAAACAACGGTAGAGATAAAATTCCCACCTGAGGCAGGTTCTGGGTTTGATCGTAAAGATATTTTTGATAAAACTCGTAAAAGAAAGATAATTCTAAACACTAAGCATGTTCTTTTTGTAGCGAGTGGTGCTTTCCAGGGTTTAGAAGATATCATTAAAAAAAGGCTAAAAAAACAAAATATGGGTTTTCTTTCTGAAATAGAAGATAGATTAGAACAAAAATTAAACTATTTAAAATTTGTCTCACCAGAAGACCTTGTGGTTTATGGTTTTGAAAGAGAGTTTGTAGGGAGATTCCCTGTTATTGTTGTATTTGATCCTCTTTCTGAGGAAGATCTTTTTGAAATTCTTGCGAATCCTAATAGTCCTATGGTTTTAAACAAAAGAAAAGATTTTAACGTTTATGGAATAACCTTAGCTTTTTCTAATGGGGCTTTAAGAGAAATTGCCAAAGTTAGTGCTAAAGAAAATACCGGGGCTAGAGCCTTGGTGATGGTATTGGAGAGAGTTTTAACCCCATATGAAAGACTCTTACCTTCTAAAGGGTTTAAACATCTTGGGGTAACTGAAGAGATGGTAAAAGACCCTGAAGGGGTCCTTCAAGCTATGTTAAACTCTCCTAAAAGTGACCGTTGGAAAGAAATCTTTAGGGCGTGTCTTTTAGAGGAAGAAGAAAGGTTTAAACGTTATCTGAATTCAAAGGGTATTTTTAAATCCGAAAGTTCTTTCGAGTTAACGCCTAAAAGGGTTGAATTGCTTTTTGATTTTTACTTAAACGAGGCTATTGAACTGACCAAAGGGTGGGAAAAACTTTGTTATGTATGGCAACAAGTTAAAAATTATGAAAAATTTTTCGAAAATAGATATAATTTAAAGATTTGCTTTTCAGATGATGCGATAGACTTCATCATGGAAAGAGCTATAAAAAAGGAAACCGGTGTTTTTAGTATTTGTGAAAAACTTATGTCTCGTTTAAAAGATGAGCTATTTTATTTAAAGGATGTTTGGGAGATAAAAGAAATTACCATAACCTCAGTTGCTTTTAAAAATCCAGAAAGACTTTATAAAGAAACCCTAAAAAATTAAAGGGTATGGTTATATGATTTACTTAGCCCTTTCGGAAGATTTGTTTAAGAAGTTAAAAGAGGCTTTAGAAAAACATAAAATTAGATATAAATTAATAGAAGACGGAGAGACCCTACTTAAATTAGCTAAAAAAGAAAAACCTAAGTTAATTATTTTGGAAAAAGATATCCCTTTGTTAGATGGATTTGCTACGACTTTACTTTTGAAGTCTAACCCAGAAACTCAAACCATACCTATAGTGGGGGTTTGTAAAGTTCCGTTAAAAGAAGAAGAACATAGGGCTAAAGATTGTGGTTGTGATGATATTTTGGTTTATCCTTTTAAAGAAGAGGAATTTTTAAACAAAGTTTTAAAGTACATAAAAAAGTAGAGGTAGAAAAGTAATGATAGGAATTTCTAAACTTTACTGTGGAACGATAGAGGCTTCAGACCCGTTAAGGTATGGAAGGCACTCGAAAAACCTTCCATCCCATCTTCTTCAATTTTCAGCAGATAAAAAACCAGTGGTAGTGTGGAACGTAACCAAGGCTTGTAATCTTAGGTGTATTCACTGTTATGCTAAGGCAGACAACAAGCCCCATCCAGAAGAACTTACAACTCAAGAAGGCATGGCTTTGCT
Above is a genomic segment from Thermodesulfobacterium commune DSM 2178 containing:
- a CDS encoding response regulator, producing MIYLALSEDLFKKLKEALEKHKIRYKLIEDGETLLKLAKKEKPKLIILEKDIPLLDGFATTLLLKSNPETQTIPIVGVCKVPLKEEEHRAKDCGCDDILVYPFKEEEFLNKVLKYIKK
- a CDS encoding AAA family ATPase, which produces MIKTSKVKIEKLSSERFSSVYQFDLKPLELESFLDEYIVGQREAKAIIATKICTHFQKIKHYVLKRNEDFDFVKNNLLIIGPTGVGKTYMIKLIAKKIGVPFVKGDATKFSETGYVGGDIEDLIRELYWEAEGDLEKAHYGMIFLDEIDKIASSGETIGPDVSRTGVQRALLKPLEETTVEIKFPPEAGSGFDRKDIFDKTRKRKIILNTKHVLFVASGAFQGLEDIIKKRLKKQNMGFLSEIEDRLEQKLNYLKFVSPEDLVVYGFEREFVGRFPVIVVFDPLSEEDLFEILANPNSPMVLNKRKDFNVYGITLAFSNGALREIAKVSAKENTGARALVMVLERVLTPYERLLPSKGFKHLGVTEEMVKDPEGVLQAMLNSPKSDRWKEIFRACLLEEEERFKRYLNSKGIFKSESSFELTPKRVELLFDFYLNEAIELTKGWEKLCYVWQQVKNYEKFFENRYNLKICFSDDAIDFIMERAIKKETGVFSICEKLMSRLKDELFYLKDVWEIKEITITSVAFKNPERLYKETLKN
- the priA gene encoding replication restart helicase PriA; this encodes MYLVEVVLPLPLHQTFSYLSDRFILPGVRCIVPFRNSRLIGIVLNCELVEGNLIDNSPFTYKEIEEVIDKEPIVPPKMFPFFEWVANYYLCALGLVYKIALPSGIFSLPKKRIFLTSQGKEALKKGDLPEVFSLIKTKGYEFKSFLRKTKLSSKELQKWKKQGLIEIQYYFPEVKIPTEVFIKLKPSLSEEVIEKNEILRYINRLKEVPEKILKNLFSSKEVNKLIKKGFLERVEYLKMRKIPMFMSVPEKYVLTPLQRRVFLNIKERLDKGGFYPILLFGVTGSGKSLIYLEAIKEVLNQGKKVLVLVPEIALTTYMEMLLLKHFKTEIAVLHSGLSAGERFREWQRIVKGEVKIVVGARSAIFAPIEGLGLIVVDEEHDPSYKEETLPCKYNARDLALVRGSLENIPVILGSATPSIKTFYKAVEGKYDLLVLKERPYTQLPEVRLIKNPGFKLITSSLKKAIDEEIAKGKSVFLYLNRRGYAPLVRCEDCHHLWECPNCGIPLTYHKEEDSLLCHYCGFEFTKTLVCPVCKGTNLKFYRAGTERVEEELRKIFPEVEIIRLDRDSINTEKKFLKIMEKIYQPIPKIIVGTQMGVHGHNFPGVSLVGVLRAEEGLFIPSYKAAERTFHLLTQAAGRAGRKTERGKVFFQTSLEEHYVIKYALTQDYESFYKEEIALRKAFLFPPFVRLTVIRVEGIKEEIVKQESIKAKEFLEKIIEDEGLEGIWVIGPSPCPFRKLKGFYRWHILIKSESYKKINQVLRSFLGKFRVKGLKITYDIDPEDLL
- a CDS encoding DsrE family protein; its protein translation is MKILIIITSSDPEIIYHAMRLANVASQKGEEVSVFMLGKAVLFEKLSNEQFNIMEQINTFQGDFYAUGVCLKAHGLEPSSTCPVAFMVDLYELVKEADKVLTF